In Pyrus communis chromosome 8, drPyrComm1.1, whole genome shotgun sequence, one genomic interval encodes:
- the LOC137742077 gene encoding receptor-like protein kinase THESEUS 1 has product MVKMKLVNWVALILAVVVFLSYRSSASFTAVDNYLIVCGSSKNVTFQGRTFVPDTQQSSLVLKSANSLVASPNANAPSPLYQSARVFKAAASYKFKIQQEGRHWVRLYFFPLTSPGQNLESAQITVVTDNFVLLNNFTFKNYNGSYMFKEYAINVTSGTLTLNFIPSNNSVAFVNAIEVVSIPDALLPDQAYAVHPSAPFSGLSELALQTVYRLNMGGPLLTSQNDTLGRTWENDMKYLHVDSSAVNVSVNPANIKYPQAVTPEIAPNWVYATAEAMGNANVPNVNFNITWVFTVDPNFMYLVRVHFCDIVSKALNSLVFNVFINSDNVLGSLDLSSITGDLGVPYYKDFVSNSTEGADTLTVSVGPDSMADITNAILNGLEIMKISNELGSLDGSLSVRNFLPSSSSKKNNIGIIVGSVVGSVVVVAIIGFLYCCLASHKSKTTNQATWLPLPLYGNSQTMTKMSTTSQKSGTASCISLASSNLGKFFMFQEILDATNKFDESLLLGVGGFGRVYKGTLEDGTKVAVKRGNPRSEQGLAEFRTEIEMLSKLRHRHLVSLIGYCDERSEMILVYEYMANGPLRSHLYGTDLPTLSWKLRLEICIGAARGLHYLHTGAAQSIIHRDVKTTNILLDENFVAKVADFGLSKAGPALDQTHVSTAVKGSFGYLDPEYFRRQQLTEKSDVYSFGVVLMEVLCTRPALNPVLPREQVNIAEWAMTWQKKGMLDQIMDPNLVGKVNPASLKKFGETAEKCLAEYGVDRPSMGDVLWNLEYAFQLEETSSALMEPDDNSTNHIPGIQLTQGEPFDNSVSMIDGGRSGTDDDAEDAATSAVFSQLVNPRGR; this is encoded by the coding sequence ATGGTGAAGATGAAACTAGTAAATTGGGTAGCTTTGATTCTTGCTGTTGTTGTGTTCCTGAGTTATAGGTCATCTGCTTCATTCACGGCTGTCGATAATTACCTAATTGTCTGCGGTTCTTCGAAAAATGTCACATTCCAAGGTCGAACCTTTGTTCCTGATACACAACAATCTTCCCTTGTACTAAAAAGTGCAAATTCCTTAGTTGCTAGTCCCAATGCTAATGCCCCTTCTCCACTTTACCAATCTGCTCGAGTTTTCAAGGCAGCAGCTTCTTACAAATTCAAAATCCAGCAAGAAGGCCGGCATTGGGTTCGCCTTTATTTTTTCCCTCTTACAAGCCCTGGCCAAAACTTGGAGTCTGCTCAAATAACTGTAGTTACTGATAATTTTGTACTCTTGAACAACTTCACCTTCAAGAACTATAATGGTTCTTATATGTTCAAGGAGTATGCAATTAATGTAACTTCGGGTACCTTGACTCTTAACTTCATTCCTTCAAACAATTCAGTTGCTTTTGTTAATGCAATTGAAGTAGTTTCTATCCCGGATGCACTGCTCCCTGACCAGGCATATGCTGTGCATCCATCTGCTCCTTTTAGTGGACTTTCTGAGCTTGCCCTTCAAACAGTTTACAGGTTAAACATGGGGGGTCCTTTGCTCACATCTCAAAATGATACCCTCGGAAGAACTTGGGAGAATGACATGAAGTACCTCCATGTGGACAGTTCTGCAGTGAATGTATCGGTGAACCCTGCAAACATAAAATATCCACAGGCCGTCACACCCGAAATTGCCCCAAACTGGGTCTATGCCACTGCTGAAGCCATGGGAAATGCAAACGTGCCCAATGTGAACTTCAACATAACTTGGGTCTTTACAGTAGATCCAAATTTCATGTATCTTGTTCGCGTACATTTCTGTGATATTGTCAGCAAAGCTCTGAATAGTCTCGTTTTCAATGTTTTCATAAATTCTGACAATGTGCTTGGGAGTCTCGACCTCTCTTCCATTACTGGTGACTTGGGTGTGCCTTATTACAAGGACTTTGTTTCCAACTCCACAGAGGGTGCAGATACTTTGACCGTCAGTGTTGGTCCAGATTCAATGGCTGATATCACCAATGCAATTCTGAATGGGTTGGAGATTATGAAGATCAGCAATGAGTTGGGGAGTTTGGACGGGTCTCTATCCGTGAGGAATTTTCTTCCTAGTTCATCCTCAAAGAAGAATAATATAGGAATCATAGTTGGCTCTGTTGTGGGATCTGTTGTTGTTGTGGCAATTATTGGTTTCCTTTATTGCTGCTTGGCATCCCACAAGTCGAAGACAACTAACCAAGCGACATGGCTGCCCTTGCCCTTGTATGGAAATTCTCAGACCATGACAAAAATGTCGACAACTTCACAAAAAAGTGGAACAGCTAGCTGCATTTCATTAGCTTCCTCCAATCTTGGCAAATTCTTCATGTTCCAGGAAATCCTGGATGCAACCAACAAGTTTGATGAGAGCCTACTTCTTGGCGTCGGTGGTTTTGGCAGGGTTTACAAGGGAACACTTGAAGATGGGACTAAAGTAGCTGTCAAAAGGGGAAATCCCAGATCCGAACAAGGTCTGGCTGAATTCCGAACTGAGATTGAAATGTTATCCAAGCTTCGCCACCGCCACCTTGTGTCTCTTATTGGCTACTGTGATGAAAGATCAGAAATGATTCTTGTCTATGAGTACATGGCCAATGGACCCCTCAGGAGCCATTTGTATGGAACAGACCTGCCAACGCTCTCGTGGAAGCTACGCCTTGAAATTTGCATTGGGGCTGCAAGAGGGCTCCATTATCTCCACACTGGTGCAGCTCAAAGCATAATTCACCGAGATGTGAAGACAACCAACATTCTCTTGGATGAGAACTTTGTAGCCAAAGTTGCTGATTTTGGCCTCTCAAAAGCAGGACCAGCTCTTGATCAGACTCATGTGAGTACAGCTGTTAAGGGTAGTTTCGGTTACCTTGATCCTGAATACTTCCGAAGGCAACAACTCACTGAGAAATCTGATGTGTATTCGTTCGGGGTAGTTCTAATGGAAGTTCTGTGCACAAGACCTGCTTTAAATCCTGTTCTTCCAAGGGAGCAGGTCAACATAGCAGAATGGGCAATGACATGGCAGAAGAAGGGCATGCTAGACCAAATCATGGACCCAAATCTGGTGGGGAAGGTAAATCCAGCTTCTCTTAAGAAGTTCGGGGAGACAGCTGAGAAGTGCCTCGCGGAGTATGGTGTTGACAGGCCATCAATGGGAGATGTCTTGTGGAATCTTGAATATGCTTTTCAGCTCGAGGAGACATCATCTGCACTCATGGAACCCGACGATAACAGCACAAACCACATACCAGGTATCCAATTAACCCAAGGAGAGCCATTTGATAACAGTGTGAGCATGATCGATGGGGGACGCTCCGGCACAGATGATGACGCAGAAGATGCTGCCACAAGTGCTGTGTTTTCTCAGCTTGTTAATCCTCGCGGAAGATGA
- the LOC137741626 gene encoding uncharacterized protein: protein MAKMCYLNCDSPICKAECKSPKPNCNGPGSACQDPRFIGGDGIVFYFHGKKNDYFSLVSDPNLQINARFIGVRPEDRTKDNTWIQALGLLFDSKSFSLEASKASTWVDEINHLKFTYNGEELIIPESHLSTWESPDNAIIVERTSNKNSVLVTLLGVVEISVNVVPVTKEDDRIHNYQLPSDDCFAHLEVQFRFFNLSSNVEGVLGRTYQPDFKNPAKPGIAMPVLGGEHKYRTTSLFSADCTACVFTQPSKLDQTDSSVMDYGMLDCTGNSFGGNGIVCRK from the exons ATGGCTAAAATGTGCTATCTCAACTGTGACTCTCCTATATGCAAAGCTGAGTGCAAAA GTCCCAAGCCTAATTGTAATGGCCCTGGATCAGCATGCCAGGACCCTCGCTTCATTGGTGGAGACGGCATTGTCTTTTACTTCCACGGCAAGAAAAATGACTACTTCAGCTTAGTTTCTGATCCCAACCTCCAAATCAATGCCCGCTTCATTGGTGTCCGCCCTGAAGACCGAACCAAGGACAACACTTGGATTCAGGCCCTTGGACTCCTCTTTGACTCCAAAAGCTTCTCGCTTGAGGCCAGCAAAGCATCAACATGGGTTGATGAAATCAACCACTTGAAATTCACTTACAACGGAGAGGAGCTAATCATCCCTGAATCTCATCTCTCCACATGGGAATCTCCGGACAATGCCATTATAGTGGAAAGAACATCGAACAAGAACAGTGTCTTGGTAACTCTACTGGGAGTTGTTGAAATTTCAGTAAATGTGGTGCCTGTGACAAAGGAAGATGATAGGATCCACAATTATCAGTTACCATCAGATGACTGTTTTGCTCACCTGGAAGTACAGTTCAGATTCTTCAACTTATCCTCAAACGTTGAAGGAGTGCTCGGAAGGACTTACCAGCCAGATTTCAAGAACCCGGCAAAGCCAGGAATAGCTATGCCAGTGTTGGGAGGTGAACACAAGTACAGAACAACATCACTCTTCTCTGCGGATTGCACTGCTTGTGTGTTCACTCAACCCAGTAAGCTGGATCAGACAGATTCAAGCGTGATGGATTACGGAATGCTTGACTGCACTGGTAATTCCTTCGGAGGGAATGGAATAGTTTGCAGGAAATAG